TATAAAAAGATTCAATTAATTCCGATTGGCTTAAATAACCCAACGATTTTCCAGGGTAGTAGACAAAGTTTGAGTAACAAAATAATTGTGTTGTACCTGTATACTGACTTTTGGGTTTTTTTGCGCCTTTTGCAATGGCCTGAATCTTTCCTTTTTCCTTTGTGAAGATGGTTACAATTACATCGTTATCACTTAGATCTGTTCTTTTTATTACTACGCCAGAGACTTTTTCCATTGTATTCCTCTATTTCCTATACCCTAAATCTCTCAGGTCAAAGTCTTTATCTCTCCAATCTGGACGTATTTTTACCCAAAGTTGCAGGTTTACTTTGCACCCTAATAGATTTTCAATATCTTGTCGGGCACGAGTACCAATTTTCTTTAGCATTTTACCCTCTTTACCTATTATAATCCCTTTATGGCTTTTTCGTTCACAATAAATGTTAACTTCTATATCATATAATTCCCCATTTTTTCTTTCCTTCATGCTCATGACCTCCACAGCTATACCATGGGGCACTTCATCTTTGAGAAATTGTAGGGCTTTTTCACGAACAAATTCTGCGACAATAATTTTTTCAGGTTGTTCCGTTATAGTATCTTCTGGAAAATATTGTGGACCCTCTGGGATGTATTTGTATACGAGATTTAATAAAGTATCTACATTTTTTCCATCAATTGCAGAGATGGGCACAATCTCATCAAAATGATACTCTTTAAGTTCATCAATTTTACCAAGAAGCTCTTCTTGGCTCATCTTGTCCACCTTATTGATTACTAAAATCTTCTTTGTTTTAAGATCTTTTAAGATATTGACAATATACTGGTCTCCTGGTCCCATTTTACCTGGTTCATCTACAAGAAAAAGTACTACATCTACTTCTTTTAATGTAGAAGTAGCTACATCCACCATATAATCGCCTAATTTATTTTTAGGTTTGTGCATACCTGGTGTATCGATGAAGACCATCTGATAATCTTCTGTAGTGTGAACGCACCGAATAGTATTTCTCGTAGTCTGAGGCTTTGACGACATAATAGCCATCTTCTCCCCAATAATATTATTAAGCAATGTAGACTTCCCTACATTAGGACGCCCAATAATCGTTATAAATCCTGATTTAAATTTATTCATATATTCCTCCGTTTGAGTTCTAAGTTTTATAAAAGCGGTTGGATCGTTGGACGGGAAAACATTTACTCTCCTATAGGCGAGATATGGTTTTACTGACCACCTGACCACCTGACCACCTGCTTTTTAATCCAGTAGCGTCTCCTTCGAAAAACTACTAGGCAACAATTCTTCGATGGAACTCATCCTAGTTTCCCCCTTATTATTGACTAGTATGATATCAACTTCTGTTCCAAATTCACAAATTACTTGTCTGCATATTCCGCACGGATAGGTGAAATCTTCTTCATCTGATGTAATGGCAATCGCTTTTATAGACTTTACCCCTTCAGAAACGCCCTTAAAAATAGCCGTCCTCTCCGCACAATTGGTGGCTCCGTAGGATACATTTTCAATATTGCAACCTTTAAATATCTGTCCATCTTCAGAAAGTATTGCAGCACCTACTCTAAAATGTGAATAAGGTGAATAAGAAAATTCCTTTGCAGCAATGGCCGCATTTACTAATTCTGTGTATCGCTCGTTCATATTTGCCTCCTTAATTACAATATAAGCTCTAAGTAGATATTCCCAATTAATCTCTAGTGGAAAGCGGAAAACGGAAAAATTCAAACCACTTAGAGTGGCCTAATGAGTGATAAAAGCTAACGTACTATCTTTATAATTTCTCATCTATAAGCGAGATGATTTTTTTCCATTCTGGTTTCACTTTCCGCATTCCACTGTTTTATCCAAAGATTTTTGGATAAAACAATAAAATCCCTATAATAACAGAAAATATAGCACTTATAAGTACTGCACCAGCTGCTACGTCTTTGACGATTTTTGCAAGAATCCTATATTCTTCTGTAACTAAATCAATTGTCTTTTCTAAAGCTGTATTGATCATTTCTGCTGTAATAACCATATTTATGGTCAAAAATAAAATGCACCATTGTAATAAACTCAGTTTGAGGTAAATACCTAGAAGGAGCACTATTATTCCTATTCCAAAATGAATTTTAATGTTTCTTTGAGTCGTAAAGGCATATTGAATACCTTGAAAAGCGTACTTAAAACTAGATATTAATTTTTTCATATATACACCAACTAACAGATATTTAGGTTTTTAATTACTTGTTTTTCTTTTCCCCTCATAACTCGCTTGTCCTCTTCTTCCATATGGTCATAACCTAAAAGGTGAAACATACTATGAATTGTAAGGTAACACAATTCTCTTTCAAAACTATGCCTATACTCTATGGCTTGTTCTTGTGCTTTGGGAATAGAGATGATAATATCTCCTAAAAGAATCATCTCTTGACCTAAGTCATCATCATCTTCAACCATAGGAAAAGAAAGTACATCAGTAGGCGAGTTCTTTCCTCTATACTGTTTATTTAATTGATGAATTTCTTCATTATCTACTAAAGACAAACTAATTTCCACATTATCAGGAAATTCCTCTACCTTCAAACACTCCTGAGCACATTTTTCTAATTTTGCAACAAGCTCTTCATCTATTTCAATATCGTACCTATTATCGATAAATAATTCCATTAATCCTCCATGTTAGTTCTAAGTTTTATGTTGTAAGTTCTAAGTAAGACAAGATGGTAAGCAAAAACATACCTCGCCCGAAGGCGAGCAAATGTTACCCCGTATATTTTTTGAATTGATTTATGTTAACTAGTATTAGTATTTAGTTCTGTAAGATCCTTGGTCGCAAGCTCCTCAGGATGACCTAGGCAGTTAGTTAAAGCTGTCTCTTGGGTCTTACCCTAGCTACTGCTTTGTCATTCTTGAGCGCAGCGAAGGATCTCTGCATGCTAACTATAAATAAATTCACTGTATAAGAATTTAATATTAAATTGAACAATGAAAAATAAACACTGAATATTGAACAGTACAAATATGCGACTTTATAGTAAATTTCTTATTGCATTGTTAACTGTTCATTGTTCCATATTCATTGCTCACTGCGACGTAGTCGCATATTTGCTGACCACCTGACCACCTTATAAATGTTCATTATCATATTTATCATAAGCCTCTATAATCTTCTGAACAATTCGGTGTCTTACTACATCGTCCTTTGTTAAATAGATAAACTCGATGCCCTTAATATCTTTTAGAATTTTTTCTGCTCTTGTCAGACCGGAAACTTTGCCCATAGGCAGGTCAACTTGAGTAATATCTCCTGTTATGATTACTTTTGAACCAAAGCCCATACGAGTTAAGAACATCTTCATTTGTTCTGGGGTTGTATTTTGAGCCTCATCTAATATAATAAAGGAATCGTCTAGAGTTCTTCCTCTCATATACGCTAATGGAGCTACTTCAATTAATCCTTTTTCTCTAAAACGAGTATAGGCTTCTGCGCCAATTAAATCATACAATGCATCGTATAATGGTCTTAGATATGGATCTACTTTATCCTGTAAGTCTCCTGGCAAGAAGCCGAGTTTTTCTCCAGCTTCTACTGCTGGACGAGTTAAGATGATTCTACTGACTTCTTCTCTTTTAAAGGCCTTTACAGCCATAGCCATGGCAAGGTAAGTCTTACCTGTACCAGCTGGTCCAATCCCAAAAACAATTTCATTTTTTTCTATGGATTTAATATATTTTTTTTGTCCTAAAGTCTTACAGCGAATTTGCTTCCCTTTATGAGTATAGCAAATAATATCGCTCAATTTATCATAATCATTTTCATGATCTTTTTTTACTAGTTCAATAATATAAGATACCTTTTGAGAGTCGATTGGGCCGCTATCTTTAATGGTTTGCACCATTTTATCAATGGCTCGTTTAGCATTCTCGGTATTCTTCTGCTCACCAACAATTTTGAGATCTCCATCTCTAAATACAAGGTGTACATTCATTTGTTCTTCAATTATTTTTTGGTTTTCATCGTATTGGCCTAGCAATTTCATTAGTAGTTCCCCATCTTCAATGGTCATACTTATTGTATAATCTGACAAAAAGTGATTCCTCCTTAGTGTGTTTTAATCGAGGAGCTGCTCCTCACTTATTTCCTCAAGTACATGGACTTTTACCTCATATTTATTAATATTATTTTCTTCCTGAATAGAAACAATCTGTATATCCTGCACTTGACCAATTTCTCTGTATTTCTTTTTTACTTTTTCCTGTACTTCGTCTTCTAATTCCTCTTTCGATTTATTAACACAGTTTTCTTTTTCATAATACTTTATTTTATTGATTTTAACAGGAAGTTTAAAATCAAAAATATGAAGATTTGCCTCTTCACTGCTGTGATAATAATAGTTTTCGTCGCTATCGAGGAAATTAATCACTAAATCTCCGATATGTATTACTCTATTTATTTTATAGCGATCTTCATCAATCATTTTATATTTTCGTATATCGTATTTTTCTGTATAATCTACTAAACCCATGACCTTAGCCTTAGCGTGAATCTGATTGAAAAAGATCTCTTCTCCTTCATCATTTTGTTTAGAGGTGACTATTTCACCTTTTACTAATAAATCTCCTTTTTTCACTTCTTGATCTACTTCTACATTAGCAGTACCGTTGATAATTAGAATATCTTTAATAATAGCATCTTTTTTAGCTATAAGATCTACAGGAAGGGATTTATCATATATTTTTTCTATCTTTTTTGCCTCTACTAAATCAATAATAGCTTTCGTCCCATTAAATTCAATATCTATATATTCAAAGTTTTTATAATCGTTTAAAAAAGATGTTTTAATTTCTTCGATATCTACAGTACCTTTTAATTTCCAAGGTTTTAAACCTCTACTTGCTATATCCTCTATAATTTCATTTTTATCTACAGTGATATCACCCATTACATCGACGGTTAATACTAAAGAAGATATAAAACAAATGCCTAGTAAGACAAGAAAAGAAGTTATGACAAAAATTTTTCGCGTTTTTACTCTCCATTTCCATAATGTCATTCCTGATTTTCTTATGATTTCAATAGTACAAGATAACTGATCCGATAATTCAGAAACTTTTTTGTAATCCCCTATCTCTATTTTCGCGCTTATTTCCTCTGAGCTTATTCTAAAAATATCCCAGATCAAAATATTATTATGGTGGATAAGATTGATTAATCTCTCAAGATGTCTGCCTTTTATGTTAATAATAACATAACCTCTAATATAATGCCATAACTTAACAATGATCAAGTTAACACCTCCTATCCATCTATTTGTACACTCTCAAGCTTCCCCTCTAAGAGCACTTCTTCTTTAATGATATTTCTAATAAACAGATTTTTGCCAGTTATTACGATAATGCCAATTTTGGAGTTGACTCTTATTTTACTCTCACTGTACTCTATTATACCCTTATGATTTTCTATCCGAATTTGTGTACTTCCTACCATAGTCACTTTCGGCAGATTTAAGGTGATTTCCTTTGGTAACTCTAACGCATCACTTACATTTTCTTTTATATTTTCAATTTTCTCTTTTTTTCCCATAGAACCCCTCCATATGGTATCTCTCCATATGGTATCTTATGTTTAAGAATTTGTAGATATGACTTAAACATCATTGGCAGCTGCCAATGATGAGCAATCAGCGATCAGCTACTAGTTTATTGCATTCCTTTCGGGTCATTTAGAATTAGTAGTAGCATTTGCACAATAATTCACACATTGTTTAATGTATATAAGTAGAACTTCTTATTAAATAAAATAAATCAGAAGACAGAATATTGCGAGGTGGGATTAATTGACTACAAATGATAAGCAAGATACATAAAGCATTACAGCTACCTTTGGTAGCCATTTTGCTGGTTGATAGCTAAAAAAAGTCCGAGAACGCAAGTTCTCGGACTTTTTTAAACTACAGATTTTCTTTTACTATTTTATTGACCATTCCACCGTCAGCACGGCCTTTAATCTTAGGCATTACTATGCCCATGATTTTGCCCATATCTTTCATGGAGGTTGCGCCAACTTCATTTATCGCATCAAGTACAATGACTTTTAGTTCTTCTTCACTTAATTGTTGGGGAAGGTATTCCGTTAAAACTTCGATTTCCCTTTCCGTTTGATCGATTAAGTCTTGCCTATTTGCTTTTTGAAAATCTATAAGCGCATCTTTTCGCTGCTTTACTTGTTTCGAAATGATGCCGATAATGTCATCTTCAGACAATTCTCGTCTTTCATCTTTTTCGACTTGAAGTATTGCTGCTCTTACTAATGTGATGGCTGATTTTGCGATTGTATCCTTATCCTTCATTGACTGCTTTAAGTCAGCGACTAATTGCTCTTTGAGGGACATGTAAACACCTCTTACCTAAACTTTTTAGTGTTTCTTTTTCTAGCAGCTTCAGATTTCTTTTTTCTTTTAACACTAGGCTTTTCGTAATGTTCTCTTTTTCTAACCTCAGACAATACACCTGCTCTAGCTGTTTTTTTCTTAAATCTGCGTAGAGCATTCTCTAATGATTCACCATCTTTAACTTTTACTTCAGACATTTTCCACCCTCCCCTCTACTACATTAATGTAACAGATTGTTAGAGTTATTGCTACTATCGTAATAGCGGGCATTTAACACTATTATTATATAATATACAATTATATCATGTCAAATAATTCTAACCTGGAGGCCAACCCAAATTTCTTCCACCTAATAAATGATAGTGTAAGTGAAGTACCGTTTGTCCTCCATCTTCACCACAATTATTTACTAATCGAAATCCAGTATCTACTATGCCAAACTTTAAGGCTAATCGATTTGCAACAGTGTGTATTTGGGTGATGATTTCATTGCCAGCTGGTACGGTAAGCACGGAATCGTAATGCTCTTTTGGTATAAGCAAAAGATGTATAGGTGCTTGAGGATTAATGTCTTTTATGGCTATTACATTATCGTCTTCATAGACTATTTCGCCAGGAATTTCTTTACTTGCAATTTTACAAAACAAACAATCGTCCATATAAATCTCCTATTCTTTATGGATTCCATTGACAAAACCTGTACGTATTTCTTTAATCTCTACAGGAATTGTTTGATTGATCATATTTTTATTACTCTGTATTTTTACCAATATATAATTTGTAGTATGTCCCTGATAAATATTATAATCTTCTTTTGAGCTTTGTTCAATCAATACAGTCATTTTTTTACCCAAAAATTGTTTATAATACCTTTTTTCCAATTTGTCAGAAAGTTGAATAATTTCTTTACTTCTCTCTTCTTTTATAGACTCCGGTATTTGATTATCCATCTTTGACGCAGGAGTACCTTGCCTTTTTGAATATTTAAATACATGGAGTTTACTAAAGCCAATTTGATCAATAAACTCGTAGCTTTCTCTGAAGTTTTCATGGCTCTCTCCTGGAAATCCTACCATTATATCTGTGGTCAAAGATGCTTGGGGAAAAACTTTTCTAATATTATCTATAATGGTTTTATACGTTTTTGTGTCGTATTTACGATTCATTTTCTTTAGTACTTCATCACTTCCGCTTTGTAAAGATAAGTGGAAGTGGTCACACAATTTATCGATATCTTCTAAACCCATAATAAACTCTTCGTCTAACAACATAGGTTCTAAGGAGCCAAGACGAATACGCTCTATACCTTCTATCTTATTTAAACCTTTTAGCACATCAATTAAAGTAACACCCTCTAATTCTCTACCATAAGAAGATACATTAATACCCGTTATGACGATTTCTTTATAACCTTGTCCTGCTATTTGCCTGCCTTCTTCAAGAATATTCTCTATACTCCTGCTCCTTACTGGACCTCTGGCATAAGGAATAATACAATAAGAGCAAAAATTATTGCAACCCTCTTGAACTTTTATAAAGGCTCTCCCATGATCTTTTACCTTAGATATTTTTAATTCTTCATATTCTTTTGTCTTCATAATATCTTGTACAATATCTATATTGTGACCAGATACCTTTTTTTCTTCTACTAATTGGACAATTCGATTTCGATCTTGATTGCCTATAATAATATTGACTTCTGGAATCTTTTTTAGATCTTCAGGAGATGTTTGAGCATAACAACCTGTTACAGCTACTATAGCTTGAGGACTTACTCTCTTTGCCTTTCGTATCATCTGACGAGACTTTCTATCACCTACATTTGTTACTGTACAAGTGTTAATGATATAAACATCTGCTTGTTCCTCAAAACTCACTATTTCATAACCTGCTTTTTCAAATAATTCCATCATCGATTCAGTATCATAGGTATTTACTTTACAACCTAATGTATGAAAAGCGGCGGTTTTCATCTATATAAATTCTCCTTTTCTCTTAAATGCGTGGAATGCTGAAAGCGGAAAGCTGAAATTTAGCCACCAGTGGTGGCTGTTTTGAAAGATTCTTCGCTTTGCTCAGAATGACTAGGGTATTAGGTAGGGCTGGTGCTGTGAGACTTTAATTGCCAATGCTCATTCTCTTGGCTCTAGCTTATTCTCTTAGCTCTAGCTCCTTCTTTGTCATTCTGAGGCTTTAGCCGAAGAATCTTTAGTTTTTAAGTTTTTGCTGACCACCTGACCACCTAACCACCTTATAATTCAAAATGATAAACTAGCATAGAAAGTGCAGCCATGCCGGCTGTTTCCGTTCGAAGTATTCTTTTCCCTAAGGAAATGGATTTTGCTTTAAGTTCTTTTAAATACTGAGCTTCTTTTTCGGATATGCCGCCTTCTGGTCCGATTAATACGCCTATTTTCTGTACTTTATTATGTGCCTCTAAAATTTTTTTTAAATTGCTATCATCTTCATTTTCATAAGCTATAAGATTCAAATCATTTTTTTCAAATTCTTTATCTATATTTTTTAGCTTTACAACAGGCTTTATTATGGGAATAATGCCTCTCTTAGACTGCTTTGCTGCCTCTTCTGAAATTTTTTGCCATCGTTCGATTTTCTTATTAGCCTTTTTATCCATTTCTACAATCGTCCGCTCCATAATCACTGGCACAATATTTGTCACACCTAATTCAACTGTCTTCTGTACAATTAAATCCATTTTTGTAGCTTTAGGAAGACCTTGGTATAAGGTTATTTTAACTGGCATTTCAGAAGAATTTGTAGTTTTTTCTATGATTTCTAATAAGACTTGATTTTTGTCTATTTCTTGTACTGTGGCTATATATTCTAAACCCTTTCCATTGCTCAGCTCTACCTTTTCGCCTATTTTCACGCGCAAAGACTTGGTCATATGTTCATGATTTTCACCACTAATATATACTTGCTCGTCTACAATTTGATGATCTTCTATAAAAAAACGATGCATTTTATCCCTTATATTGAGCCATTATTGCCGCCCATTCTCCCATTCGTTGAACTTCAATTATTTCAAAACCATTACTTAGAAGACTATCTACTACTAATTCTACTTTACTTAGTATGATACCTGAAGAAATGAAGATTCCATTTTCCTTTAAACAAGGCTTTATTTGATCTGCTAATTTTACAATGACTTCCGCTAGAATATTGGCTACTATTACATCTGCTTTTTCATCTACTACGTCTAGAAGATCACCTTGACGAACATCGATAATTTTATCTAAACGATTGTGAATTGCATTTTCCTTAGCTACCTGTACTGCTAGAGAATCTACGTCTACTCCTATTACCTTTTTGCAATTGAGATTTGCTGCAGCCAAAGATAATATTCCTGATCCACAGCCTATATCAAAGACTATATCTCCTTCTTTTACGTGTTTTTCTAAATTGATGATACAAAGTTGAGTTGTCTCATGTAAACCTGATCCAAAGGCCATACCAGGATCCATTTCTATAATCAGATCACCTTCCTGCGATATATAGGGCTCCCAACTTGGTTTTATGATAAAATGTTGTCCTATTAAAGTAGGTTTGTAATATTGTTTCCACGAATTTTCCCAATCATCTTGATCCACTTCTGTAATTGTAGTTTCTACATTTCCCGTATTCAAACCAAAAGAAGGCAATTGATCAATCCTTTTTTTAATCTGAGCAATTGCTTCCTTTACATTTTCCGTTTCATTTATATACCCTTTAATTATAGAAACCTCTGGATCCATGTTTATTAAATCATCATCTATATAATCCCATAGTACTTCTTTGTTCTTTAATATAGATAAATTGTTTGGTGACTCTATTACTACTCCATCTGCACCAGCTTCATAAAGAATATTAGATATTGCTTCTTCTGACTCTGGAGTAGACTTTATCTTTATTTCCGTCCAAATCATTGTAATTCCTCCTAGAAAATACTATTGGTATATTATATATAAAGGAATTTCTTTGGTCAAGTGATAAGGTGGTATGAGGTGGTCAGGTGGTAAGCAAAACCAAAAAACAAAAATCAAAACCTTAAAAGACATAAAGTGAAATGGTTGGACGGTTGGATGAGAAAACCTTAATCAGCGGAATGCTGAAAGCGGAAAGCAGAACTTTTAAGTTGAAATGTTGGTATGTTGTAAAATTGGAAAAAGTAATTAGTTGGCTATGAAAGTATACTGGCCTTCAGACGAGATAAAGTTGGGAACGGTGCCTCACCGTTGCAACGTAACTGTTATCACAGTACTGATAACTTGTAGCTGTCCTTTTGACGCGTGAGGTATGACCCAAAAAACTGAACGCTGACGGCTGGTTGCTGATGGCTGATTTATCTGCTTTCCACGATAGGGTTTACAAATTCAGAAAATGAATTTACATTTTCTTCGTCCAATGCTATAGTTATAAATATAATTCATTATTCTACAAATAACTACATACTAGCTGGGTGAAATTAACGGGTAACTTTCGTTAATGGACAGGACTCTGGAGAGACTTCTAAAAGCACCGAAGGGGATAAAGCCATATTATGGTTAAAACTCTCAGGTAAAAGGACAGAGACAAAAGTATATTTTAACTTAAAATTTAAATTTACTTTTTCTTTGAGACTTCGGTCTCATTTTCTTTTTGGCTGAAAGCGGAAAGTATCTCATATTTATTAGCCCATCGCGGTCAGAGTTCCGCTTTCAGCATTCAGCTTTCAGCATATTAACAAGTTATCACTAAGTTTCTAACTTATGAGAAATACAGAAAGCTAGTAGACGTCAACTAGCGAAAATTCATGGAGGTGCTTTCATATGAAAGGTGTTATTACAGTTATCGGGAAAGATAAGGTAGGAATTATTTACAATGTTACAAAGGTACTAGCAGAGAAAAAGGTCAATGTAGAGGATATTAGCCAAACGGTTATGCAGAATTATTTTACTATGATGATGATGGTCAATCTTTCAAATATGGATTGTGATTTTAAAGAATTAAAGGATTCTTTAGAGGCATTAGGAGAAGAAATTGGATTGTCTATAAAAGTACAGCTAGAAGACTTATTCAAGTCCATGCATAATATTTAAGGAGGGTAATTTAGTGAGCTTTTACAGTAATATTTTTGAAACACTTCGAATGATAGAAGAAGAAAATTTAGATATACGAACGACTACCATGGGGATTTCTTTGTTAGATTGTATCGATTCTAGTGGTGAGCGCGCTAGACAAAAGATTTACGACAAAATAACGAATTATGCTAAAAACCTCGTTAAAGTTGGCAATGAAATTGAAACAGAGTTTGGTATTCCAATTATTAACAAAAGAATCTCTGTTACACCAATAGCTCTTATCGCAGCTGCTAGTGATGACAAAAATTACACTGCTTTTGCCAAAACCTTGGACAAGGCTGCTGAAGAAGTAGGTGTAAATTTTATTGGTGGATTTTCCGCATTAGTTCAAAAGGGCTTTGCAAAAGGCGATGAAATTCTCATTCATTCTATACCTGAAGCTCTAAGTGAAACAGAGAGAGTCTGCTCCTCTGTTAATTTAGCTAGTTCAAAAGCGGGTATCAATATGGACGCAGTAAAGCTTATGGGTAAAATCATAAAGGACACTGCCTATTTCACAAAAGATCGAGATTCTATTGGTTGTGCAAAGCTCGTCGTATTTTCTAATGCTGTAGACGACAATCCTTTTATGGCTGGAGCTTATCATGGTGTAGGAGAACCAGAGGTCGTCATCAATGTGGGCGTCAGTGGACCAGGTGTAGTAAAATCTGCATTAGAAAAAGATAAAGGTGCTCCACTAGATATCGTAGCTGAGAATATAAAAAAGACTGCCTTTAAAATTACTAGGGCAGGTCAAATCGTTGGAAAAGAAGTTTCTTCTAGACTTGGAGTTCCCTTTGGCATATTAGACTTGTCCTTAGCTCCAACTCCAGAAATTGGAGACAGTGTTGCAAGAATTTTAGAAGAGATAGGTTTAGAAGC
This genomic window from Alkalibaculum bacchi contains:
- the ybeY gene encoding rRNA maturation RNase YbeY; its protein translation is MELFIDNRYDIEIDEELVAKLEKCAQECLKVEEFPDNVEISLSLVDNEEIHQLNKQYRGKNSPTDVLSFPMVEDDDDLGQEMILLGDIIISIPKAQEQAIEYRHSFERELCYLTIHSMFHLLGYDHMEEEDKRVMRGKEKQVIKNLNIC
- a CDS encoding GatB/YqeY domain-containing protein; the encoded protein is MSLKEQLVADLKQSMKDKDTIAKSAITLVRAAILQVEKDERRELSEDDIIGIISKQVKQRKDALIDFQKANRQDLIDQTEREIEVLTEYLPQQLSEEELKVIVLDAINEVGATSMKDMGKIMGIVMPKIKGRADGGMVNKIVKENL
- the era gene encoding GTPase Era, with the translated sequence MNKFKSGFITIIGRPNVGKSTLLNNIIGEKMAIMSSKPQTTRNTIRCVHTTEDYQMVFIDTPGMHKPKNKLGDYMVDVATSTLKEVDVVLFLVDEPGKMGPGDQYIVNILKDLKTKKILVINKVDKMSQEELLGKIDELKEYHFDEIVPISAIDGKNVDTLLNLVYKYIPEGPQYFPEDTITEQPEKIIVAEFVREKALQFLKDEVPHGIAVEVMSMKERKNGELYDIEVNIYCERKSHKGIIIGKEGKMLKKIGTRARQDIENLLGCKVNLQLWVKIRPDWRDKDFDLRDLGYRK
- the yqfC gene encoding sporulation protein YqfC; protein product: MGKKEKIENIKENVSDALELPKEITLNLPKVTMVGSTQIRIENHKGIIEYSESKIRVNSKIGIIVITGKNLFIRNIIKEEVLLEGKLESVQIDG
- a CDS encoding diacylglycerol kinase family protein, which encodes MKKLISSFKYAFQGIQYAFTTQRNIKIHFGIGIIVLLLGIYLKLSLLQWCILFLTINMVITAEMINTALEKTIDLVTEEYRILAKIVKDVAAGAVLISAIFSVIIGILLFYPKIFG
- the prmA gene encoding 50S ribosomal protein L11 methyltransferase, encoding MIWTEIKIKSTPESEEAISNILYEAGADGVVIESPNNLSILKNKEVLWDYIDDDLINMDPEVSIIKGYINETENVKEAIAQIKKRIDQLPSFGLNTGNVETTITEVDQDDWENSWKQYYKPTLIGQHFIIKPSWEPYISQEGDLIIEMDPGMAFGSGLHETTQLCIINLEKHVKEGDIVFDIGCGSGILSLAAANLNCKKVIGVDVDSLAVQVAKENAIHNRLDKIIDVRQGDLLDVVDEKADVIVANILAEVIVKLADQIKPCLKENGIFISSGIILSKVELVVDSLLSNGFEIIEVQRMGEWAAIMAQYKG
- a CDS encoding sporulation protein YqfD — translated: MIIVKLWHYIRGYVIINIKGRHLERLINLIHHNNILIWDIFRISSEEISAKIEIGDYKKVSELSDQLSCTIEIIRKSGMTLWKWRVKTRKIFVITSFLVLLGICFISSLVLTVDVMGDITVDKNEIIEDIASRGLKPWKLKGTVDIEEIKTSFLNDYKNFEYIDIEFNGTKAIIDLVEAKKIEKIYDKSLPVDLIAKKDAIIKDILIINGTANVEVDQEVKKGDLLVKGEIVTSKQNDEGEEIFFNQIHAKAKVMGLVDYTEKYDIRKYKMIDEDRYKINRVIHIGDLVINFLDSDENYYYHSSEEANLHIFDFKLPVKINKIKYYEKENCVNKSKEELEDEVQEKVKKKYREIGQVQDIQIVSIQEENNINKYEVKVHVLEEISEEQLLD
- a CDS encoding PhoH family protein; translation: MTIEDGELLMKLLGQYDENQKIIEEQMNVHLVFRDGDLKIVGEQKNTENAKRAIDKMVQTIKDSGPIDSQKVSYIIELVKKDHENDYDKLSDIICYTHKGKQIRCKTLGQKKYIKSIEKNEIVFGIGPAGTGKTYLAMAMAVKAFKREEVSRIILTRPAVEAGEKLGFLPGDLQDKVDPYLRPLYDALYDLIGAEAYTRFREKGLIEVAPLAYMRGRTLDDSFIILDEAQNTTPEQMKMFLTRMGFGSKVIITGDITQVDLPMGKVSGLTRAEKILKDIKGIEFIYLTKDDVVRHRIVQKIIEAYDKYDNEHL
- a CDS encoding 16S rRNA (uracil(1498)-N(3))-methyltransferase, which translates into the protein MHRFFIEDHQIVDEQVYISGENHEHMTKSLRVKIGEKVELSNGKGLEYIATVQEIDKNQVLLEIIEKTTNSSEMPVKITLYQGLPKATKMDLIVQKTVELGVTNIVPVIMERTIVEMDKKANKKIERWQKISEEAAKQSKRGIIPIIKPVVKLKNIDKEFEKNDLNLIAYENEDDSNLKKILEAHNKVQKIGVLIGPEGGISEKEAQYLKELKAKSISLGKRILRTETAGMAALSMLVYHFEL
- the mtaB gene encoding tRNA (N(6)-L-threonylcarbamoyladenosine(37)-C(2))-methylthiotransferase MtaB, with product MKTAAFHTLGCKVNTYDTESMMELFEKAGYEIVSFEEQADVYIINTCTVTNVGDRKSRQMIRKAKRVSPQAIVAVTGCYAQTSPEDLKKIPEVNIIIGNQDRNRIVQLVEEKKVSGHNIDIVQDIMKTKEYEELKISKVKDHGRAFIKVQEGCNNFCSYCIIPYARGPVRSRSIENILEEGRQIAGQGYKEIVITGINVSSYGRELEGVTLIDVLKGLNKIEGIERIRLGSLEPMLLDEEFIMGLEDIDKLCDHFHLSLQSGSDEVLKKMNRKYDTKTYKTIIDNIRKVFPQASLTTDIMVGFPGESHENFRESYEFIDQIGFSKLHVFKYSKRQGTPASKMDNQIPESIKEERSKEIIQLSDKLEKRYYKQFLGKKMTVLIEQSSKEDYNIYQGHTTNYILVKIQSNKNMINQTIPVEIKEIRTGFVNGIHKE
- a CDS encoding histidine triad nucleotide-binding protein encodes the protein MDDCLFCKIASKEIPGEIVYEDDNVIAIKDINPQAPIHLLLIPKEHYDSVLTVPAGNEIITQIHTVANRLALKFGIVDTGFRLVNNCGEDGGQTVLHLHYHLLGGRNLGWPPG
- a CDS encoding cytidine deaminase, whose amino-acid sequence is MNERYTELVNAAIAAKEFSYSPYSHFRVGAAILSEDGQIFKGCNIENVSYGATNCAERTAIFKGVSEGVKSIKAIAITSDEEDFTYPCGICRQVICEFGTEVDIILVNNKGETRMSSIEELLPSSFSKETLLD
- the rpsU gene encoding 30S ribosomal protein S21; the protein is MSEVKVKDGESLENALRRFKKKTARAGVLSEVRKREHYEKPSVKRKKKSEAARKRNTKKFR